One genomic segment of Natrononativus amylolyticus includes these proteins:
- the argF gene encoding ornithine carbamoyltransferase, with the protein MTTPTTTDETNGAPRHFLDVDDLSRSELFAVLDRAADYKLAQQRGESHADLAGQTLGMLFQKASTRTRVSFETGMTQLGGHAVFLGADDIQLGRGEPLKDTARALSRYVDCVMARVFKHENCEVLAEYAEVPIVNGLTDDAHPCQTLADLLTIRECFGDLEEVSATWVGDGNNVAQSFVLGCALAGIDLTVATPAEHGVDEGVLERAADIGTAPTITTDPVEAVSDANVVYTDVWISMGQEDERDMRLRRFDGYQLNDELLAHTDDAAVLHCLPAHRGEEITDAVLEGENSVVWDQAENRLHAQKALLGWLLE; encoded by the coding sequence ATGACGACACCCACAACCACGGACGAGACGAACGGCGCGCCCAGACACTTCCTCGACGTCGACGACCTCTCGCGGAGCGAACTGTTCGCCGTCCTCGACCGGGCGGCCGACTACAAACTCGCCCAGCAGCGAGGCGAATCCCACGCGGACCTCGCAGGCCAGACCCTGGGGATGCTCTTTCAGAAGGCGAGCACCCGTACTCGTGTGTCGTTCGAGACCGGAATGACCCAGCTGGGCGGCCACGCCGTCTTCCTCGGGGCAGACGACATCCAGCTGGGCCGGGGCGAGCCGCTGAAGGACACCGCCCGCGCGCTCTCGCGGTACGTCGACTGCGTGATGGCGCGGGTGTTCAAACACGAGAACTGTGAGGTGCTGGCCGAGTACGCCGAGGTTCCGATCGTCAACGGGCTCACCGACGACGCCCACCCCTGCCAGACGCTGGCGGACCTGCTCACGATCCGGGAGTGCTTCGGCGACCTCGAGGAGGTGTCGGCGACGTGGGTCGGCGACGGCAACAACGTCGCCCAGTCGTTCGTGCTGGGCTGTGCGCTCGCCGGCATCGATCTCACCGTCGCGACGCCCGCAGAGCACGGCGTCGACGAGGGGGTTCTCGAGCGGGCGGCCGACATCGGCACCGCACCGACGATCACGACCGATCCAGTTGAGGCGGTGTCGGACGCGAACGTCGTCTACACCGACGTCTGGATCAGCATGGGTCAGGAGGACGAACGCGACATGCGCCTTCGGCGCTTCGACGGCTACCAGCTCAACGACGAACTGCTCGCCCACACCGACGACGCCGCCGTGCTGCACTGCCTGCCCGCCCACCGCGGCGAGGAGATCACGGACGCGGTGCTCGAGGGCGAGAATTCGGTCGTCTGGGACCAGGCCGAGAACCGGCTGCACGCCCAGAAGGCGCTGTTGGGCTGGCTGCTCGAGTAG
- a CDS encoding aspartate aminotransferase family protein, producing MSDNSFVFSQKPITIESGAGVYLTSDDGTDYLDFGASYACTPTGHCHPDVVEAVQEQAAELLFVQGSYPVSAREELHAKLGALAPGDLEKVWLCNSGTEANEAALKFARSATGGTKIVAAKRAFHGRTAGALSATWKPKYKTPFEPLLEDVEFVAYGDEVELADAVDDDTAAVILEPIQGEGGVHPAPDGYLEAAREITEETETALVFDEIQTGLGRTGETWACEHEGVVPDILTAAKGVASGLPMGATLCADWIAESAGPHGSTFSGNPLVCAAAGATLEVLAEEDLAANAAAVGDYLREELAASDLPIREIRGQGLMLGLEVKRGANRVLRDLALEHQILALPAGRSVVRLLPPLVLKESHVDELLEALTEMLAPTADSQS from the coding sequence ATGAGCGACAACAGTTTCGTCTTCTCCCAGAAGCCGATCACCATCGAATCGGGAGCGGGCGTCTATCTGACGAGCGACGACGGCACCGACTACCTCGATTTCGGTGCGAGCTACGCCTGTACGCCGACGGGCCACTGTCATCCCGACGTGGTGGAAGCGGTACAGGAGCAGGCCGCCGAGTTGCTGTTCGTCCAGGGCTCCTATCCCGTCTCCGCGCGCGAGGAACTCCACGCAAAACTGGGGGCGCTCGCGCCGGGCGACCTCGAGAAGGTCTGGCTCTGCAATTCGGGTACCGAAGCGAACGAGGCTGCCCTCAAGTTCGCCCGGAGCGCAACCGGCGGGACGAAGATCGTCGCCGCCAAGCGCGCGTTCCACGGCCGCACCGCAGGGGCACTCTCGGCGACCTGGAAACCCAAGTACAAGACGCCGTTCGAGCCGCTGCTCGAGGACGTCGAGTTCGTCGCCTACGGCGACGAGGTGGAGCTTGCGGACGCGGTGGACGACGACACCGCCGCGGTCATCCTCGAGCCGATCCAGGGTGAGGGCGGCGTCCACCCCGCTCCCGACGGATATCTCGAGGCGGCCCGCGAGATCACCGAGGAGACCGAAACGGCGCTCGTCTTCGACGAGATCCAGACCGGCCTCGGGCGTACCGGCGAGACCTGGGCCTGCGAACACGAGGGGGTCGTCCCCGACATCCTCACGGCCGCGAAGGGCGTCGCCAGCGGCCTCCCGATGGGCGCGACCCTCTGTGCGGACTGGATCGCCGAGAGCGCGGGGCCGCACGGCTCGACGTTCTCCGGCAACCCGCTGGTCTGTGCCGCCGCCGGCGCCACCCTCGAGGTGCTCGCCGAGGAGGACCTCGCGGCCAACGCGGCCGCAGTCGGTGACTACCTCCGGGAGGAACTCGCCGCGAGCGACCTCCCTATCCGCGAGATTCGCGGACAGGGGCTCATGCTCGGCCTCGAGGTCAAACGCGGCGCGAACCGCGTGCTGCGCGACCTCGCGCTCGAGCACCAGATACTCGCGCTGCCGGCCGGCCGCAGCGTCGTTCGTCTGCTGCCGCCGCTCGTCCTCAAGGAATCCCACGTCGACGAGCTACTCGAGGCGCTCACGGAGATGCTCGCGCCGACTGCCGACTCACAGTCATGA
- a CDS encoding C45 family autoproteolytic acyltransferase/hydolase → MDEAFYEHGKRRGRDERAVLEWAVSTLGELCTERDVDLEALLEYSRRSRQSLPDRHLAAYDGMKEVLDVDDALYEVYVFAFSELCDELGNTAANGCTNVLVAPPHTDADGSLVLKNRDIAGRGVRPKAVYQQPAIGDYRGFLTVDTCGTVMLFKGVNDRGLVAANTNIDVERDDVEPEERVRNGTVIRILLEECATVADARTVLESYPVRRLAAQTLFLADETDTVLLEVDPVEERITADDGPLVVRTNHFVNSSSPEAESSLRRRERALALLEGDDRIGRDRLWTVARDHENGPGDDSICRHREPDTEAPYAFEQLTTASATVFEGGSQTIELALNTPCETEPVSCAIGEEIPEPLRTGAQWLERSAVSTDLDLTPKAE, encoded by the coding sequence ATGGACGAGGCGTTCTACGAGCACGGGAAACGACGCGGCCGAGACGAACGCGCGGTTCTCGAGTGGGCGGTGTCGACGCTGGGGGAGCTGTGTACCGAACGCGACGTCGACCTCGAGGCGCTGCTCGAGTACTCCCGGCGGAGCCGTCAGAGCCTCCCCGACAGGCACCTGGCCGCCTACGACGGGATGAAAGAGGTCCTCGACGTCGACGACGCGCTCTACGAGGTGTACGTCTTCGCGTTCTCCGAACTCTGTGACGAGCTCGGAAACACGGCGGCGAACGGCTGTACCAACGTCCTCGTCGCCCCGCCACACACCGACGCGGACGGCTCGCTCGTGCTCAAGAACCGCGACATCGCCGGCCGCGGCGTCCGGCCGAAGGCGGTCTACCAGCAGCCCGCGATCGGCGACTACCGCGGCTTTCTGACCGTCGACACCTGCGGCACGGTGATGCTGTTCAAGGGCGTCAACGACCGGGGGCTGGTCGCCGCGAACACGAACATCGACGTCGAACGCGACGACGTCGAGCCCGAAGAGCGGGTCCGAAACGGCACCGTCATCCGAATCCTGCTCGAGGAGTGCGCCACGGTCGCCGACGCCCGGACGGTCCTCGAGTCTTACCCCGTCCGACGGCTCGCGGCCCAGACGCTGTTTCTCGCCGACGAGACCGACACAGTCCTGCTCGAGGTCGATCCGGTCGAAGAACGGATCACGGCCGACGACGGCCCGCTCGTGGTCCGGACGAACCACTTCGTCAACTCGTCGTCTCCGGAGGCGGAGAGCTCGCTTCGCCGGCGCGAACGGGCGCTGGCGCTGCTCGAGGGCGACGATCGGATCGGCCGCGACCGCCTGTGGACGGTCGCCCGCGATCACGAGAACGGGCCCGGCGACGACTCGATCTGTCGTCACCGCGAGCCCGACACGGAGGCGCCGTACGCGTTCGAACAGCTCACGACGGCGAGCGCAACGGTGTTCGAGGGCGGCTCGCAGACGATCGAACTCGCGCTCAACACGCCCTGTGAGACGGAGCCGGTGTCCTGTGCGATCGGCGAGGAGATCCCCGAACCGCTGCGAACCGGCGCGCAGTGGCTCGAGCGCAGCGCCGTCTCGACGGACCTGGACCTCACGCCGAAAGCAGAGTGA
- a CDS encoding minichromosome maintenance protein MCM has product MAQAGNSELVDAFEQFFRNYYDNEVKQLAQRYPNEQRSLYVDWQDLYRFDPDLADDYINQPEQLQRYAEEALRLYDLPIDVSLGQAHVRIRNLPETESPEIREIRARDMNSLVQVHGIVRKATDVRPKIEEAAFECQLCGTLTRVPQSTGDFQEPHECQGCERQGPFRVNFDQSEFVDAQKLRIQESPEGLRGGETPQALDVNVEDDITGEVTPGDHVSAVGVLRLEQQGNQQEKSPIFDFYMEGISVDIDEEQFEDMDITDEDKKLIYRISNEADVYEQMVASIAPSIYGYDQEKLAMILQLFSGVTKQLPDGSRIRGDLHMLLIGDPGTGKSQMLGYIQNIAPRSVYTSGKGSSSAGLTAAAVRDDFGDGQQWTLEAGALVLADQGIAAVDELDKMRPEDRSAMHEALEQQRISVSKAGINATLKSRCSLLGAANPKYGRFDQYEPIGEQIDLEPALISRFDLIFTVTDQPNEEKDRSLAEHILNTNYAGELTTQRREMNTIEVSTEEIDEMTEKVDPAIDAELLRKYIAYAKQNCHPRMTEEAREAIRDFYVDLRSKGTDEDAPVPVTARKLEGLVRLSEASARVRLSDTVEIDDAERVIEIVRSCLQDIGVDPETGEFDADIVEAGTSKSQRDRIKNIKQLISDIEEEYDEGAPVDVVLERAAEIGLDESKAEHEIEKLKQKGEVYEPSTDNLRTT; this is encoded by the coding sequence ATGGCGCAAGCGGGAAATTCCGAACTCGTCGACGCGTTCGAGCAGTTCTTCCGCAACTACTACGACAACGAGGTCAAGCAGCTTGCGCAGCGGTACCCGAACGAACAGCGGTCGCTGTACGTCGACTGGCAGGATCTCTACCGGTTCGACCCCGACCTGGCGGACGACTACATCAACCAGCCCGAACAGCTCCAGCGGTACGCCGAGGAGGCGCTCCGGCTCTACGACCTGCCGATCGACGTCAGTCTCGGGCAGGCCCACGTCCGCATTCGAAACCTGCCCGAAACCGAGTCGCCGGAGATCCGCGAGATCCGCGCCCGGGACATGAACTCGCTGGTCCAGGTCCACGGGATCGTCCGGAAGGCGACCGACGTCCGCCCGAAGATCGAGGAGGCGGCCTTCGAGTGTCAGCTCTGTGGCACCCTGACCCGGGTCCCCCAGTCGACCGGCGACTTTCAGGAGCCCCACGAGTGCCAGGGGTGTGAGCGCCAGGGCCCCTTCCGGGTGAACTTCGACCAGTCCGAGTTCGTCGACGCACAGAAGCTCCGCATCCAGGAGAGCCCCGAGGGGCTCCGCGGCGGCGAAACCCCCCAGGCCCTCGACGTCAACGTCGAAGACGACATCACGGGCGAGGTCACGCCCGGCGATCACGTCTCCGCGGTCGGCGTCCTCAGGCTCGAACAACAGGGCAACCAGCAGGAGAAATCCCCGATCTTCGACTTCTACATGGAGGGAATCTCCGTCGACATCGACGAGGAGCAGTTCGAGGACATGGACATCACCGACGAGGACAAAAAGCTGATCTACCGGATCTCGAACGAGGCGGACGTCTACGAGCAGATGGTCGCCTCCATCGCCCCCTCGATCTACGGCTACGACCAGGAGAAGCTCGCGATGATCCTCCAGCTCTTCTCGGGCGTGACGAAACAGCTGCCCGACGGCTCGAGGATCCGCGGCGACCTCCACATGCTGCTGATAGGTGATCCGGGAACCGGAAAATCGCAGATGCTGGGGTACATCCAGAACATCGCCCCTCGCTCCGTCTACACCTCCGGGAAGGGGAGCTCGAGTGCGGGTCTCACCGCGGCCGCGGTTCGCGACGACTTCGGCGACGGCCAGCAGTGGACTCTCGAGGCCGGCGCGCTCGTCCTCGCCGACCAGGGGATCGCCGCCGTCGACGAACTGGACAAGATGCGCCCGGAGGACCGCTCGGCGATGCACGAAGCCCTCGAGCAACAGCGGATCTCGGTCTCGAAGGCAGGGATCAACGCCACCCTCAAGTCCCGGTGTTCGCTTCTCGGCGCGGCGAACCCCAAGTACGGCCGGTTCGACCAGTACGAACCGATCGGCGAGCAGATCGACCTCGAGCCGGCGCTCATCTCCCGGTTCGACCTGATCTTTACGGTGACCGACCAGCCCAACGAGGAGAAAGACCGGAGCCTCGCAGAGCACATCCTGAACACGAACTACGCGGGGGAGCTGACGACCCAGCGCCGGGAGATGAACACGATCGAGGTCAGCACCGAGGAGATCGACGAGATGACCGAGAAGGTCGATCCGGCGATCGACGCCGAACTCCTCCGGAAGTACATCGCCTACGCCAAGCAGAACTGCCACCCCCGGATGACCGAGGAGGCCCGCGAGGCGATCCGCGACTTCTACGTCGATCTGCGTTCGAAGGGGACCGACGAGGACGCACCGGTCCCCGTGACGGCTCGCAAACTCGAGGGGCTGGTCCGGCTCTCGGAGGCGAGCGCGCGGGTTCGCCTGTCGGATACGGTCGAAATCGACGACGCGGAGCGCGTTATCGAGATCGTCCGCTCCTGTCTGCAGGACATCGGGGTCGACCCCGAGACGGGCGAGTTCGACGCCGACATCGTCGAGGCCGGCACCTCGAAATCCCAGCGCGACCGGATCAAGAACATTAAACAGCTCATCAGCGACATCGAAGAGGAGTACGACGAGGGTGCGCCCGTCGACGTCGTTCTCGAGCGCGCAGCGGAGATCGGACTGGACGAGTCGAAGGCCGAACACGAGATCGAGAAGCTCAAACAGAAGGGCGAGGTGTACGAGCCGAGCACCGACAACCTTCGGACGACGTAA
- a CDS encoding glutamate-cysteine ligase family protein, with product MKTSIEVEYWIVDDNGDLVPPTTLLDVSDQVEPEFVEPMIEIKTTPCESATELREEFVGRIRRVVDAARGEGKRLVPLGTPLHAAPAEIPYREKTGTDLQRQIIGPSFDDARFCAGTHVHLEQSSVVDQLNTLTALDPAFALINSSSHHRGERLAACARPYLYRKSCYEAFPDQGQLWPYVGSVDEWEERLGRSFAAFRDAARERGVGADAFDEQFDPYDAVWTPVRLRESFPTVEWRSPDAALPSQVLSLATEIRAIVSRADARGTVVSPDEPAGDRVRLPDFGTVDETVSTAIEHGLADSSVTNYLRGVGLNPDRYRPLADRLPDRRVSRNEARRLRLRAADWLEADLERAVARP from the coding sequence ATGAAAACCAGCATCGAGGTGGAGTACTGGATCGTCGACGACAACGGCGATCTCGTCCCACCCACAACGCTGCTCGACGTCTCCGACCAGGTCGAACCGGAGTTCGTCGAGCCGATGATCGAGATCAAGACGACGCCGTGTGAGTCCGCGACCGAACTCCGCGAGGAGTTCGTCGGTCGCATCCGACGGGTCGTCGACGCGGCTCGCGGAGAGGGAAAGCGGCTCGTCCCGCTGGGAACGCCGCTCCACGCGGCTCCGGCGGAGATCCCGTACCGGGAGAAGACGGGGACCGACCTCCAGCGACAGATCATCGGTCCGTCGTTCGACGACGCGCGGTTCTGTGCGGGCACGCACGTCCACCTCGAGCAGTCGAGCGTCGTCGACCAGCTCAACACGCTGACCGCGCTCGATCCGGCGTTCGCGCTGATCAACAGCTCGTCACACCACCGGGGTGAGCGACTCGCCGCCTGTGCGCGGCCGTACCTCTACCGAAAGAGTTGCTACGAGGCGTTCCCCGATCAGGGACAGCTCTGGCCGTACGTCGGCAGCGTCGACGAGTGGGAGGAGCGCCTCGGGCGGTCGTTCGCGGCGTTCCGGGACGCCGCCCGCGAGCGGGGTGTCGGGGCGGACGCGTTCGACGAGCAGTTCGACCCCTACGACGCGGTCTGGACGCCGGTCCGCCTCCGCGAGTCGTTCCCGACCGTCGAGTGGCGCTCGCCCGACGCCGCCCTGCCGAGTCAGGTGCTCTCGCTGGCGACGGAGATCCGCGCGATCGTCTCGCGCGCCGACGCCCGCGGCACCGTCGTCTCGCCCGACGAGCCCGCCGGCGACCGGGTCCGACTCCCCGACTTCGGGACCGTCGACGAGACGGTGTCGACGGCGATAGAGCACGGGCTCGCGGACTCGAGCGTCACGAACTACCTGCGAGGCGTCGGCCTCAACCCCGACCGGTATCGGCCGCTCGCCGACCGCCTGCCGGACCGACGAGTATCGCGAAACGAGGCCCGACGGCTGCGCCTGCGGGCGGCCGACTGGCTCGAGGCCGACCTCGAGCGAGCCGTCGCCCGTCCCTGA
- a CDS encoding helix-turn-helix domain-containing protein translates to MSALTEFVIPATALALEDAFKRAPALRVELARTVTHDERLSLLWGAGVSAATATAALEADPTVESVRRLSEGPPETTRRSLYTVDWDDGPGPVLESLATGGGILEATATGSQWHVTTVYPDHDAMAAAYHSCEVPLEVRSVRDLSEQPPRMNGELTDSQYEALSSALRNNFYEIPRDVTLSDLANELGVSHQAVSERLRRSHRKLAKDAVEGDGQADSERTG, encoded by the coding sequence ATGAGTGCGCTCACCGAATTTGTCATTCCGGCGACGGCGCTCGCGCTCGAGGACGCGTTCAAACGAGCACCCGCGCTCCGGGTCGAACTCGCGCGCACCGTCACGCACGACGAGCGCCTTTCACTGCTCTGGGGCGCGGGCGTCTCCGCCGCGACGGCGACGGCCGCCCTCGAGGCCGATCCGACCGTCGAATCGGTACGCCGACTGTCCGAGGGGCCTCCCGAGACGACCCGGCGGAGCCTGTACACCGTCGACTGGGACGACGGTCCCGGGCCCGTCCTCGAGTCGCTGGCGACGGGCGGTGGAATCCTCGAGGCGACCGCGACCGGCAGTCAGTGGCACGTTACGACGGTGTACCCCGACCACGACGCGATGGCGGCGGCCTACCACTCGTGTGAGGTCCCGCTCGAGGTCCGGTCGGTACGGGACCTCTCAGAGCAGCCGCCGCGGATGAACGGCGAACTCACGGACAGTCAGTACGAGGCGCTGTCCTCCGCCCTCCGGAACAACTTCTACGAGATCCCGCGAGACGTGACGCTCTCGGACCTGGCGAACGAACTCGGCGTCTCCCACCAGGCGGTCTCGGAGCGACTCCGGCGCAGCCACCGGAAGCTGGCGAAAGACGCGGTCGAGGGGGACGGACAGGCAGACAGCGAGCGAACCGGGTAG
- a CDS encoding transcription initiation factor IIB, whose amino-acid sequence MRGKQPGTDSGRAAVCPECEGRLRPVGVQTICEDCGLVAAEDPIDRGPEWRSFADDDTDRRRTGAPLTRSRHDRGLSSEIGYGYGSRLRVSGRKRRRIARMRKEHNRARLSSKRARNQKYAFTEIRRIVAQHALPVDLCEQACTLFTSAQSNDLLTGRSVEGFAAAAVYTTCRTRSLPRTIDEIVTVARASESELKVAYDALNRELGLQTGPIDPADYLPRYATKLDLGTAAERDAREYVEALLEAGALCGRNPSGAAAACLYLAATTRDDCEPITQAAAADVAGVSTATIQSTVSLLSP is encoded by the coding sequence ATGCGCGGGAAGCAGCCAGGAACTGACTCAGGGCGAGCCGCGGTCTGTCCCGAATGTGAGGGACGCCTCCGCCCGGTAGGCGTACAGACGATCTGTGAGGACTGCGGTCTCGTCGCCGCCGAGGACCCGATCGACCGTGGTCCCGAGTGGCGGTCGTTCGCCGACGATGACACCGATCGACGACGAACCGGCGCGCCGCTGACCCGGTCGCGCCACGACCGAGGACTCTCGAGCGAGATCGGATACGGATACGGCTCGCGGCTCAGAGTGAGCGGGCGCAAGCGCCGCCGGATCGCCCGCATGCGAAAGGAGCACAACCGGGCTCGGCTCTCCTCGAAGCGAGCGCGCAACCAGAAGTACGCCTTCACGGAGATACGTCGAATCGTCGCCCAGCACGCCCTGCCCGTGGACCTCTGCGAGCAGGCGTGTACCCTGTTTACCTCGGCCCAGTCGAACGACCTGCTCACCGGGCGGTCGGTCGAGGGGTTCGCCGCGGCCGCGGTCTACACGACCTGTCGGACGCGCTCGCTCCCCCGGACGATCGACGAAATTGTCACGGTCGCACGCGCCAGCGAGAGCGAACTCAAGGTGGCATACGACGCGCTCAATCGCGAGCTCGGACTCCAGACCGGACCGATCGATCCGGCCGACTACCTCCCGCGGTACGCGACCAAACTCGACCTCGGGACGGCCGCCGAGCGCGACGCGCGGGAGTACGTCGAGGCGCTCCTCGAGGCGGGGGCACTCTGTGGTCGCAATCCCAGCGGCGCCGCCGCGGCCTGTCTGTACCTCGCGGCTACTACTCGTGACGACTGTGAACCGATCACGCAGGCCGCAGCAGCGGACGTCGCCGGCGTCTCGACGGCGACGATCCAGTCGACGGTTTCGCTCCTCTCGCCTTAG
- the thrC gene encoding threonine synthase, whose product MSLSLSSERPTPPAVAVDGAWLECIDCADSYAPFEAVRYTCDACDGLLEVRYADLPTFDDFDSDATGVWRYADALPLESGVSIQEGATPLYEVPRLEDELGLEALRIKHEGMNPTGSFKDRGMTVGVAVARELGVSRLACASTGNTSAALAAYGSRAGMETLVLLPAGKVAAGKVAQASLHGARILEVDGNFDACLDVVQELAARGEAYLLNSLNPFRLEGQKTIGLEILEAFREDYDAWPDRIVLPVGNAGNTAALYKAFRELVQAGDLDREDVPTLTGVQAEGAAPMVEAIENGADEVRRWADVETRATAIRIGNPVNAPKALPGIRETGGTAVAVSDAEITAAQRDLAGEGIGVEPASAASIAGLRKLREVGAVDADERVACLTTGHLLKDPDAAAAAGAEPEPVPADTDGVLEALTE is encoded by the coding sequence ATGAGTCTCAGCCTCTCTTCCGAGCGTCCGACGCCGCCGGCCGTCGCCGTCGACGGCGCCTGGCTCGAGTGTATCGACTGCGCCGACAGCTACGCCCCGTTCGAGGCCGTCCGGTACACGTGTGACGCCTGCGACGGCCTGCTCGAGGTGCGTTACGCCGACCTGCCGACGTTCGACGACTTCGATTCGGACGCGACCGGCGTCTGGCGCTACGCCGACGCCCTGCCCCTCGAGTCGGGCGTCTCGATTCAGGAGGGCGCAACGCCGCTGTACGAGGTGCCCCGCCTCGAGGACGAGCTGGGTCTCGAGGCCCTGCGGATCAAACACGAGGGAATGAACCCGACCGGGAGTTTCAAGGACCGCGGCATGACCGTCGGCGTCGCGGTCGCCCGCGAACTCGGCGTTTCCCGCCTCGCGTGCGCCTCGACGGGGAACACGAGCGCCGCGCTCGCCGCCTACGGCTCGCGGGCGGGGATGGAGACGCTCGTCCTGCTGCCGGCGGGGAAGGTCGCCGCCGGCAAGGTCGCCCAGGCGAGCCTCCACGGCGCCCGAATTCTCGAGGTCGACGGCAACTTCGACGCCTGTCTCGACGTCGTTCAGGAACTCGCGGCGAGGGGCGAGGCCTACCTGTTGAACTCGCTGAATCCCTTCAGACTCGAGGGCCAGAAGACGATCGGCCTCGAGATCCTCGAGGCCTTCCGCGAGGACTACGACGCCTGGCCCGACCGAATCGTCCTTCCAGTGGGGAACGCGGGCAACACCGCCGCGCTGTACAAGGCGTTTCGCGAACTCGTCCAGGCCGGCGACCTCGACCGCGAGGACGTCCCGACGCTCACGGGCGTCCAGGCCGAGGGCGCCGCGCCGATGGTCGAGGCGATCGAAAACGGCGCCGACGAGGTCCGCCGCTGGGCGGACGTCGAGACGCGAGCGACGGCGATCCGGATCGGGAACCCGGTCAACGCGCCGAAGGCGCTGCCGGGAATCCGGGAGACGGGCGGAACCGCCGTCGCCGTCTCCGACGCGGAGATCACGGCCGCCCAGCGCGACCTCGCAGGCGAGGGGATCGGCGTCGAACCGGCCTCCGCGGCGTCGATCGCCGGTCTTCGAAAGTTACGCGAGGTGGGCGCCGTCGACGCCGACGAGCGGGTCGCCTGTCTCACGACGGGCCACCTGCTCAAAGACCCCGACGCCGCGGCCGCCGCGGGCGCCGAACCCGAACCGGTCCCGGCAGACACCGACGGCGTCCTCGAGGCCCTCACGGAGTGA
- a CDS encoding [LysW]-lysine hydrolase, producing MNTTARADDGAAVSLEAARDLLVDLVSIPSPSGEEDAAAERLAAFFEAHDREVWLDAVGNVRAPADNAVLLTSHVDTVPGEIPVRVETAAEGDAVAAAGEDVLWGRGSVDATGPLAAMAAAAVRTGTSFVGVVGEETSSRGARHLVTDRDEPGAVINGEPSGADGITLGYRGIVSGTYTAESDSGHTSRPEPNAIQDAMSWWSRVEAAVEPDGGSDADTPVFERVTAKPVSVTGGTTADGLAVRATVDFQCRVPPSLEPADVRETVEAECGGSGCGLEGEGYGLESEGHGLEWTDEVQPVMQSPRTDVARAFRVAIRAEGGEPRLLRKTGTSDMNVYAGAWECPMATYGPGDSDLDHAPDERLSLAEFDRSVAVLERVARSLSEATQ from the coding sequence ATGAACACGACCGCCCGGGCCGACGACGGAGCCGCCGTCTCGCTCGAGGCGGCCCGCGACCTGCTCGTCGACCTCGTCTCGATCCCCTCGCCGTCGGGCGAGGAGGACGCCGCGGCGGAGCGCCTCGCCGCGTTCTTCGAGGCTCACGACCGCGAGGTGTGGCTCGACGCGGTCGGCAACGTCCGCGCCCCGGCTGACAACGCCGTCCTCCTGACCTCGCACGTCGACACCGTCCCTGGTGAAATCCCCGTGCGCGTGGAGACCGCAGCGGAAGGCGATGCGGTCGCCGCGGCGGGCGAGGACGTGCTCTGGGGTCGGGGCAGCGTCGACGCCACCGGCCCGCTCGCGGCGATGGCCGCCGCGGCGGTTCGCACCGGCACCTCCTTCGTCGGCGTCGTCGGCGAGGAGACGAGTTCGCGGGGCGCCCGCCACCTCGTCACCGATCGCGACGAACCCGGCGCGGTGATCAACGGCGAGCCCTCCGGCGCCGACGGCATCACCCTCGGCTACCGCGGGATCGTCTCCGGGACGTACACCGCCGAAAGCGACTCCGGACACACCTCGAGGCCCGAACCCAACGCGATCCAGGACGCGATGTCGTGGTGGAGTCGCGTCGAAGCGGCGGTCGAACCCGACGGCGGAAGCGACGCGGATACGCCCGTCTTCGAGCGGGTGACCGCGAAACCCGTTTCCGTGACCGGCGGCACGACGGCGGACGGTCTCGCCGTCCGCGCGACCGTCGACTTTCAGTGTCGGGTGCCGCCGAGTCTCGAGCCCGCGGACGTTCGCGAGACCGTCGAAGCCGAATGCGGCGGTAGCGGCTGCGGCCTCGAGGGCGAGGGCTACGGCCTCGAGAGCGAGGGCCACGGCCTCGAGTGGACCGACGAAGTCCAGCCGGTAATGCAGAGCCCGCGAACCGACGTTGCACGGGCGTTTCGCGTCGCCATCCGCGCGGAGGGCGGCGAACCGCGCCTGCTTCGCAAGACCGGCACCAGCGACATGAACGTCTACGCCGGGGCGTGGGAGTGCCCGATGGCGACCTACGGCCCCGGCGATTCCGACCTCGATCACGCGCCCGACGAGCGCCTCTCGCTCGCGGAGTTCGACCGCTCGGTGGCGGTGCTCGAGCGCGTGGCGAGGTCGCTTTCGGAGGCCACCCAATGA